Proteins co-encoded in one Deltaproteobacteria bacterium genomic window:
- the gmhA gene encoding D-sedoheptulose 7-phosphate isomerase, with protein sequence METTLVEESLRDSIEAKEEFLASGNTVRIVEAADLIAEVFKGGGKLLIAGNGGSAADAQHLAAEFVNRFEIERPPLPAVALTTDTSIITSIGNDYSFDDVFAKQVKALGRAGDVLLAISTSGSSTDVEKAVRCAAALDMKTIALTGGDGGSIAPLADIPINVASRSTPRIQEVHITVCHILCQLVDHILFGKVPR encoded by the coding sequence ATGGAAACCACTCTGGTGGAGGAATCGCTCAGAGACAGCATCGAGGCGAAGGAGGAGTTTCTCGCGTCGGGGAACACGGTGCGCATCGTCGAGGCCGCGGACCTCATAGCCGAGGTCTTCAAGGGCGGGGGCAAGCTCCTCATAGCCGGCAACGGAGGCTCGGCCGCCGACGCCCAGCACCTAGCCGCCGAGTTCGTCAACCGCTTCGAGATCGAGAGACCTCCCCTCCCGGCCGTTGCGCTCACGACCGACACATCGATCATAACGAGCATAGGCAACGACTACTCCTTCGACGACGTCTTCGCAAAGCAGGTGAAGGCCCTTGGCCGCGCCGGAGACGTGCTCCTCGCCATATCCACCAGCGGCAGCTCGACCGACGTGGAGAAGGCGGTGCGCTGCGCGGCGGCGCTCGACATGAAGACCATAGCCCTCACCGGCGGGGACGGCGGCTCCATAGCGCCGCTGGCCGACATACCGATCAACGTGGCCTCCCGGTCCACCCCCCGCATCCAGGAGGTCCACATAACGGTCTGCCACATCCTCTGCCAGCTCGTCGACCACATCCTCTTCGGCAAGGTCCCGCGATGA